One Elaeis guineensis isolate ETL-2024a chromosome 10, EG11, whole genome shotgun sequence genomic window carries:
- the LOC105052749 gene encoding annexin-like protein RJ4 yields MATLTVPEPVPSPVEDAERLRKAFQGWGTDEKAVIAILAHRDAAQRKQIRLAYEELYKENLIKRLESELSGDFERAVYRWMFDPVEREAIMANVALKKNVDYQVIIEIACVNSPKELLVVKQAYHGRYKHSLEEDVASKTIGDFRKLLVALVSTYRYDGEEIDTGLAKSEAKILHDVIEQKIFNDEEIIRILSTRSKAQLNATFNCYKDEYGSITKALASESPNEFALALRIAIRCITSPKKYFAKVLRHAVDKSGTDEDALTRVIVMHAEKDLKEIKEMFHERTNVALEHAVAKQTSGDYKSFLLALIED; encoded by the exons ATGGCTACGCTTACGGTTCCTGAACCTGTTCCTTCTCCAGTTGAAGATGCTGAGAGGCTTAGGAAGGCCTTCCAAG GATGGGGGACCGATGAGAAGGCGGTTATTGCCATATTAGCGCATAGAGATGCGGCTCAAAGGAAGCAAATTAGGTTGGCCTATGAAGAACTTTACAAGGAGAATCTCATCAAACGGCTTGAATCAGAACTCTCTGGAGACTTTGAG AGAGCTGTCTACCGCTGGATGTTTGACCCAGTTGAGAGAGAGGCTATTATGGCTAATGTGGCCTTGAAGAAGAATGTAGATTACCAAGTGATCATAGAAATTGCATGTGTGAATTCCCCCAAGGAGCTTTTGGTGGTGAAGCAGGCCTACCATGGTCGCTACAAACACTCCTTGGAAGAAGATGTCGCTTCGAAAACAATTGGAGATTTTCGGAAG CTCTTGGTTGCACTGGTGAGCACGTACCGGTATGATGGTGAGGAGATAGATACAGGTTTGGCTAAATCAGAAGCCAAGATTCTTCATGATGTTATCGAGCAGAAGATCTTTAATGATGAGGAGATAATTAGAATTTTGAGTACTAGAAGCAAGGCACAACTTAATGCAACTTttaattgttacaaggatgagTATGGTTCTATCACCAAG GCTTTGGCTAGCGAGTCTCCAAATGAATTTGCTCTGGCACTACGTATAGCAATCCGCTGCATCACCTCTCCTAAGAAGTATTTTGCAAAG GTTCTACGCCATGCAGTCGACAAATCAGGCACTGATGAAGATGCGCTAACTCGTGTGATTGTCATGCATGCGGAGAAGGACCTGAAGGAGATCAAAGAGATGTTCCATGAGAGAACCAATGTTGCTCTTGAACATGCAGTAGCCAAACAGACTTCAGGAGACTATAAGAGCTTTCTCCTTGCTTTAATTGAAGATTGA